Below is a genomic region from Echinicola rosea.
AATCAGGGTTGATCAGGGTTTGGAAAGTTTCCAGTACCTGATGGCCATCGTGGGCTACTGCTGCCACTTCTGTGATACGGTGCCTTTTTCCGTAACCTCCTGTTGTTTCAATATCTACAATGGCGTATTTCATTCCTTGGGATTGAGGTGCCGGGGCATCTCATTTAATGCGGCAAGATGTACTTGCTTATGGTGATTTGTTGTAGTCTTAAATTTACGTTTCAATTTTAATGAATTGTCAATCATTATAACGAATTTTGACTGAAATTGTCCCAAAATATTAACAAGGCGGGAGCCAAAAGGTTTTTTGACCCTTTAACCATGATGACAAATAAAATAGATCAATGGAAAGGTAGTCTGGCGACTACCACGCAGGATTTCAAGGATGCATTTCAGCGCCTAAATAAGGATGAACTGTATCGAAAACCCAATCCCGATACGTGGAGCATTGCTGAGAACATCCAGCACCTTATTGTGATCAATAAAAGTTATTTTCCGATTTTCGAACAGATCGTGGAGGGAAGCTACCAAAAGCCATTTATAGGCAATATTGGTTTCTTGAACCGGGCGCTTGGGAATATGATTTTAAAATCCGTGGCACCCGATAATGCTAAAAAGATCAAGACCATCCCGGTTTGGAAGCCTGAAAAATATGAGGAGCACAGACAAGAGGAATTGTTGGAGGTGTTTGAGAAGCATCAGAAAACGCTTACGGATTGGATTGATCGACTAAAACCGGCACTGGAAAAGGGACAGGTCATCCATTCGCCAGCAAATAGGTTAATTGCCTATCCGTTGGATATGGCTTTGGACATCATCACTACCCATGAGAGAAGACATTTAAAGCAGGCAAAGCGCATTTTGGAGTGATCAGCGGCAGAAGAAAAATGACTGTCTGTCAATTGGATAGACAGAATTGGTGTGTTTAAACTATGGAAATACACGGTATCCTTACTAAATTATTATAATTTTAAAGTTTATTAAGCTTTCAATCAAATCATAATTTGATGACTGAAATTAGAAACAACTGGACAAGACAAGAAATCAAGGAGATCTTTGACGCCCCGATCATGGAGCTCATGTATAAAGCGGCTACTGTACACCGTGAATTTCACGATCCGCAGGAAGTACAAGTATGCACCTTACTTTCTGTAAAAACCGGGGGTTGCCCTGAGGATTGTGCCTATTGCCCTCAGGCGGCACGGTACCATACAGACGTAAAAGTGCACAAACTTCTTGATGTAGAAGAGGTGATCAATAGGGCAGCAGATGCGAAAGCGGCAGGAAGTACCCGTTTCTGCATGGGAGCAGCTTGGCGCGAAGTACGAGACAATAGGGACTTTGACAAGGTACTAGACATGGTGAAAGGGGTGAATAATATGGGAATGGAAGTATGCTGTACCCTGGGCATGCTATCAGAAGATCAGGCCAAAAAGCTGAAAGATGCTGGGCTGTACGCGTATAACCATAACCTGGACACCAGTGAGGATCATTACAATGAAATCATCACGACGAGAAATTACGATGATAGATTGGATACATTGGATAATGTCCGCAAAGCGGATATTTCTGTTTGCTCAGGTGGGATCATTGGTCTTGGTGAAAATTTGGATGATCGTGTGGGGATGCTGCACACCCTGGCGACGCTTCCGTCACACCCCGAATCTGTTCCAGTAAATGCGCTGGTACCCGTAGAAGGAACTCCGCTGGAAAAGCAGGAGCGTGTTTCTGTTTGGGAAATGGTCAGAATGATCGCCACCGCTAGGATCATCATGCCAAAATCCATGGTGAGATTGTCAGCGGGGCGCGTAAGAATGAATACAGAGGAACAGGCACTTTGCTTTATGGCTGGAGCCAATTCCATCTTTGCAGGTGATAAGCTGCTGACGACTCCAAATCCTGAAGAGGATATGGACAAAAAGCTCTTTCAAACGTTAAACCTTAAGCCAAGAAAAGCCTTCAAGGATCAAGAAGTCGGCGTCTGATGAGGGAAATCCGCAATAGCAATAACCCGCATTTCATGATTTGGAATGCGGGTTTTATTGTTAATGGGAAGTGGTGCAGATACTGCATTTCACATTTACTATTCAATGTGATTTAGTGAATGAAGTTCTTTTCAAGCAGATTTTTTGATGTGGTCCTCTTTAATGATTCTGCGGAGTATTTTCCCCACATTGGACTTGGGCAATTCATCCACGAAATGAACCTCCCGGGGGACCTTGTAGTTTGTCAGGCTTTCCCGGCAGTGTTTGATGATCTCGGCAGAAGTCACAGATGGGTCATTGGGGACGACGTAGGCAATGACCTTTTCGGTGGAATGTTCGTCAGGCATGCCGATAACGCCTACTTCCATGACCTTGTCATGGGTAGCGATAGCATCTTCTACTTCATTGGGATAGACGTTAAAGCCCGATACCAGAATCATTTCTTTTTTACGATCGACGATTTTGATGAATCCATCGTCGGTAATGATGCCGATGTCCCCGGTTTTGAGCCACTCACCGAGCATGACATCATTGGTTTCTTTCGGTCTGTTCCAGTATCCCTTCATCACTTGGGGGCCTTTGATGCAGAGTTCACCTTTTTCACCATTTGACAGTTCATTACCTTCGTCATCCACTATTTTTACTTCCGTATTGGGAAGCGGGAGGCCGATCGTACCGATTCGTTCGGTGCCGTCGATGGGGTTGCAGCAGGCTACTGGGGAAGTTTCTGTAAGGCCATAGCCTTCTGCCAGTGGGGTGCCTGTGACGGTGGACCATTTTTCCGCTACGTATTTTTGGACAGCCATTCCGCCGCCTACAGATATTTTGAGGTAGCTAAAATCCAGGTTTCTAAAAGACTCTTGGTTCAGGAGACCATTGAAGAGCGTATTTACCCCAGTGATCACACTGAATTTGTGTTTACGCAAATCTTTGCAAAATGCCTTCATGTCCCGTGGATTGGTGATGAGCAGGTTGTGTGCACCGATCTTGAGCATGGCCAGGCAGTTTACCGTCAGTGCAAAGATATGATACATGGGGAGAGCTGTAACGACCAGCTCTTCACCTTCTTTCAGCTTCGGTCTCATCCAGGCAGAAATCTGTTGCATATTGGCAATGATGTTTCCATGGGTGAGTTCGGCTCCTTTGGAGACGCCCGTAGTCCCTCCGGTATATTGGAGATAGGCAGTGTCCGCTAAGTTGAGATCGACAGGGGTCAGGTTATGGTGGGCCCCGATGGAGAGGGCATCGTTGAATTTTATCGCATTGGGAAGGTTATAGGCCGGCACCATCTTTTTGATGTATTTGACTGCAAGGTTTACAATGCTGCCTTTAAAGCCACCCAGCAGGTCACCGATTTCGGTGAGAATGATGTGCTTCACATCCAGCTTGGGGAGGATTTCCTCAAGGTTGCTGGCAAAATTGGCCACAATGACCACTGCTGAGATACCGGCATCCTTAAATTGGTGTTCCATTTCGTGTGGCGTGTAGAGCGGGTTGGTGTTGACAACTACCAACCCAGCCCTTAATGCACCGAACATGGCTACGGGATATTGTAGCAAATTGGGCATCTGGATGGCTATTCGATCTCCCTTTTGGAGCTTAAGTTCATTTTGTAGGTAAGATGCAAAGTCCTTGGAGAGCCGATCTACTTCAAGGAAACTGATTTTTTTGCCCATGCATTCATAGGCTACCGCCTTTCCATATTTTTGTACAGACTCTTCGAATAATCCCGCCACACTGGAGTAGGCTTCTACATCTACTTCCTGGGGGACTGATTTGGGATAAAACTTAAACCAAGGGAAATCTTTCATCGTTCTCTATTTTGGGTTATTCTTGATCATTTGCTTATAATATGATTAATATAGTCCATTTCAATATTTTTTAAAAGGACTTTCACTTTTCTGAAATTCCCCATGAAAATCTACTAGTAAAAATATCATTTACCCTCTTCTGGGACAAATGAAATGGTTAACTAAAATGAACATTTTGTTAAATGATACGGCAATAGGGGCGTCGCAGTTTTATTGTCCTGAAGCGAAAAGTAGTAAGTAGTGAATGTTATTTTCTGTGGTTCAGTGCTTTGGGTAGGTTTGGTGAAAATCTTTCTTACAGCAATAAAATTTCCACATTCTTTTCATCTTTAATATTATTTTTGAGAAAAATTAATTTATACCGTTCACCATCATTCTTCCAACTATGGCACAAAATTGGTTTACTGGGAAGAAAATAGCTATGTATGAGACGTAATATTTACCTATTGACCCTAATGATCCTGCTAAGTGGGGTCAACGCCTTCGGTCAGACAGACAGTATTAAGGTGTCGCTGGAGCAATCTTTGAAACAAAGCCTTCTCAAAAGCATCCAAGTAAAGACCGATTCTATGGATGATCAGCTGGGAACAAAGCTCACAGACCTAGACGATCGTATCCAAATGTTGGATAAATCCCTGAGCCAAACGAGCAGTGAAACGCAAAAAATCGAAAAACTAATCGAGCGGGTAAAGCTAATTGAGGATTTTCAACAAGCCGAAAAAGATGCTGAACTGAATATCTATCAAGGAAATTACCAGTCGGCCATCATTAATTTGGTGTCTATGGAGCGGGAACTTCGGCCCCTGATTCTCTTTAGTGCAGCGAGGGATTTTTTCCAGACCTTAAACGCTATAGGCAATCCAACCCAGTACCCTGGATTCAACAACTGGTACAAAGGCTTTAAGTCCTATGTGGAAGAAAACAAAAAGGAAAATCCTTCCCTGTCCGTGGTGTCCAACTTGGTCAGCCTCACGGGAGACTTGTCGGCAGGAACTCCGATCTTCGGCACTTTCAGCCAGGCCCTGTTTATGGGGATGTCCAATTATATCGACAACCTGGGTAAGCGGGACAAAAAACTGAAAGAGCAAAGCCAGCAGATGTTTGAGCTGGTGGCGGAGCTAGGAGCCTATACCAATGACAAAAACCTGATCGAGACTGAGTGGGAAGCCATTGACACTGAATTGGAAGAATTAAAGGAACTCTATGCCCAAAATTTGGACAAAAACCTCAAGATCCTAGGGGTTGACAAAGCGGAATTTGAGCGCAGGTACAGTAATGAAAATGACGCCAACAGGCGGTATGAATACCTGAATGAACTCACCAATATCATTGCCAATAGGGTGAAAACCGAAAGGGAGGTGAATGCCAAAAACTGGAAAAATACTTTCTATAATGAAATGGCAGAAATCCAATCCCTCAAAATACGTTTTGGGGGCATTACGTTTCGTATCAGTGAAAATATCAGCAAGTATAATGGGCTCATTGACAAATACAAGGAGGCCAAGCACATCGGTCCGAGGATGAATGATTTGGAATCAAAGCTAAATAGTCTGAAAAGCGCCTTTGATACGGCTTTTAACCCGCTGGAATATATCAATGCTGCCAATAAAATGTACAAGGTGGATTAATGCCAAGGTTTGTGCCTTTGGCTGCATATATAATTGAGCCAAAACCCGCGCAAAATTGTGATGGAATATACGAATAGCCGAAGCAAGTTCTTCGGCTATTCGTATTTAATCGTTGGCTTGTAGGCGCTGCTTTAGTAGTTTGACACGCTCTACAATGGCGTGTTGACGGATGTCAAAATTATCAGAGGTAGCTTTTAGGAAATCTTTGATTGCACCCTTATGGGGTCGGATTTTGCCATCTTCTAGGCCGACGTACTTTAAAGTAGTCCAGAGGACATTTTTCAGTTCCTTTTTGCTGTCATCCGTCATGTAATATTCTAAGACCACAGTGTTTTCATCATGCCATAAAATGCGGCTCATAATACGGACCCATTCGCCTACCATTGCAGGTCGGATGTAGGAAATGTTGTGATTGTAAACGACCCAAGCGGCCTGGTACTTTTTGATCATGTCAAACATCTCCACACCATATAGCTTCGGTACTTGGTCTTCTCGGGCATTGAAGTAATAATCAAAGTACTTGGCGTTGTTGAGATGCCTTAATGGGTCACAGTCTTGAAAACGGATCAATGACCTGCTTTCGGTTTCTTTAGGGTAATGTTTATCTGGGTTGTATTCAAACATAGCTCGTCAATGTACTGGTGAAAGTTAATAAAGTTGTAACGATTGAAAGACAGGCTGCTTCAACGGTCTTTGCCTTCACTGTTTTTTATCCATTCAATATCGTTCTCTCAAAATCTGCATGTGATGCTTGAAATGTCCGGGGATGATGAACAGGAAAGAGCGGACGCTCATGGAATATTCATTAGCCGTCCCAGTGTAGGTATAGGCCTCTTCTGGTAGTGATCTAAAAAAATTACGAATGACATAACGCGTCAATTCAAAGTCTTCCAATAGCTCCGCAAGTGGCCTGTTGTTAAATTGGGCCGCTTTTACATATGCTTCTTGATCCATGCCTGGGAGTTCTTGCTTGTCCTTTCTGGCGATGGCCAAGGCCCTGAAAAGCATGACCTTTTCCGTGTCGTTGATATGGCCAACGACCTCCTTAAGGCTCCATTTTCCATCTTCGTAGCCTTTGGTGGCGTCTTCCTCCGAAACTCCTTCAAAATATTTCCTCAAATCCTCTACCTGAGAAAGCATCAGTTCCTCGACATTTTCCCCACGGACTTTCGAAACATAGGTGTCGTAGAATGGGCCATATTCGTCCACTTCTGGAATCAGTTTTTTGTTCATGTAATTATTTTTTTATTTCTGGATCAATAGTATAAATTTAACCTAAACTAACACTTTAGCCTCTAAATCATGAAGAAAATTTTATTGGTATTTACTTTTCTCCTTCCATTTTCGGCCATAGCCCAGCTGCAACATATTCATCGGAACACGAAAATCGAGACCATGGTTCAAGAGATTTCTCCGGTAAAGCTGGAAGAGTATATTCAGGGATTGGTGAGTTTTGGTACGCGTCATTCCCTGAGTGCGGAGGAAGAAGGGCGAGGCATAGAAGCCGCCAGGCAATATGTGCTGTCCACGTTTAAATCTTTCGAGGCAGCATCAGCGGGAAGGCTGAGCTCCAAGATCGATTATTTTACGGTGGAGGCAGATGGGAGGAGGATCCCCGAGGATGTCCGCATGGGCAATGTCATGGCTACACTGAAAGGAACTGATCCAAATGACGATAGGGTGTTCATTGTCAGCGGCCACTTGGATAGCCGTGTTTCAAATGTGATGAACGCAGAAAGCGATGCGCCGGGCGCGAATGATGATGGCTCCGGTGTAGCTGCGCTTATGGAGATGGCGAGGATCATGAGCAAAAGGAAGTTTTCGGCTACCATTGTTTTTGTGGCGGTTTCCGGAGAGGAACAAGGCCTTAAGGGAGCAACGCATTTGGCCAAACAAGCCAAGGAAGAAAACTGGAATTTGACCGCAATGATCAATAACGATATGATCGGCAACAGTGCTTCCAGTGGTACCAAGCTGCGGGACAATACCCGTGTAAGGGTGTTCAGTGAAGGGGTGCCACTTTATGAAACTGACGAAATGGCCAAGCTCCGCCAATACACCAATGCAGAAAACGACAGTAAGTCCAGACAGCTCGCCCGCTATATCAAAGAAGTCGGTGAGCGCTATGTGGACCAGCTTGAAGTGAAGTTGGTGTACCGCAATGACCGTTTTTTACGAGGGGGTGACCATACACCGTTTTCTAGGGAAGGCTTTACGGCAGTGAGGATCTGTGAATACAATGAAAATTATACCCAGCAACACCAGGATCTTCGCACCGAAGAAGGAGTAGAATATGGGGATTTGCCTGAGCATATTGATTATGAATACCTTCGTAAAAACACAGGTGTAAACCTAGCGGTATTGGCGAATTTGGCTTTGGCCCCATCGGTGCCGCAAGAGGTGGGGATTGATGTAAGCCAGCTGAC
It encodes:
- a CDS encoding AMP-binding protein — protein: MKDFPWFKFYPKSVPQEVDVEAYSSVAGLFEESVQKYGKAVAYECMGKKISFLEVDRLSKDFASYLQNELKLQKGDRIAIQMPNLLQYPVAMFGALRAGLVVVNTNPLYTPHEMEHQFKDAGISAVVIVANFASNLEEILPKLDVKHIILTEIGDLLGGFKGSIVNLAVKYIKKMVPAYNLPNAIKFNDALSIGAHHNLTPVDLNLADTAYLQYTGGTTGVSKGAELTHGNIIANMQQISAWMRPKLKEGEELVVTALPMYHIFALTVNCLAMLKIGAHNLLITNPRDMKAFCKDLRKHKFSVITGVNTLFNGLLNQESFRNLDFSYLKISVGGGMAVQKYVAEKWSTVTGTPLAEGYGLTETSPVACCNPIDGTERIGTIGLPLPNTEVKIVDDEGNELSNGEKGELCIKGPQVMKGYWNRPKETNDVMLGEWLKTGDIGIITDDGFIKIVDRKKEMILVSGFNVYPNEVEDAIATHDKVMEVGVIGMPDEHSTEKVIAYVVPNDPSVTSAEIIKHCRESLTNYKVPREVHFVDELPKSNVGKILRRIIKEDHIKKSA
- the bioB gene encoding biotin synthase BioB — encoded protein: MTEIRNNWTRQEIKEIFDAPIMELMYKAATVHREFHDPQEVQVCTLLSVKTGGCPEDCAYCPQAARYHTDVKVHKLLDVEEVINRAADAKAAGSTRFCMGAAWREVRDNRDFDKVLDMVKGVNNMGMEVCCTLGMLSEDQAKKLKDAGLYAYNHNLDTSEDHYNEIITTRNYDDRLDTLDNVRKADISVCSGGIIGLGENLDDRVGMLHTLATLPSHPESVPVNALVPVEGTPLEKQERVSVWEMVRMIATARIIMPKSMVRLSAGRVRMNTEEQALCFMAGANSIFAGDKLLTTPNPEEDMDKKLFQTLNLKPRKAFKDQEVGV
- a CDS encoding M28 family metallopeptidase, with amino-acid sequence MKKILLVFTFLLPFSAIAQLQHIHRNTKIETMVQEISPVKLEEYIQGLVSFGTRHSLSAEEEGRGIEAARQYVLSTFKSFEAASAGRLSSKIDYFTVEADGRRIPEDVRMGNVMATLKGTDPNDDRVFIVSGHLDSRVSNVMNAESDAPGANDDGSGVAALMEMARIMSKRKFSATIVFVAVSGEEQGLKGATHLAKQAKEENWNLTAMINNDMIGNSASSGTKLRDNTRVRVFSEGVPLYETDEMAKLRQYTNAENDSKSRQLARYIKEVGERYVDQLEVKLVYRNDRFLRGGDHTPFSREGFTAVRICEYNENYTQQHQDLRTEEGVEYGDLPEHIDYEYLRKNTGVNLAVLANLALAPSVPQEVGIDVSQLTNNTTIRWEAPENGKAKGYYVLMRETSSPVWEKKFFTDSTSMTLPYSKDNYFFAVQAVGEGMVESRAVFPKPVR
- a CDS encoding DinB family protein encodes the protein MMTNKIDQWKGSLATTTQDFKDAFQRLNKDELYRKPNPDTWSIAENIQHLIVINKSYFPIFEQIVEGSYQKPFIGNIGFLNRALGNMILKSVAPDNAKKIKTIPVWKPEKYEEHRQEELLEVFEKHQKTLTDWIDRLKPALEKGQVIHSPANRLIAYPLDMALDIITTHERRHLKQAKRILE
- a CDS encoding DinB family protein, which produces MNKKLIPEVDEYGPFYDTYVSKVRGENVEELMLSQVEDLRKYFEGVSEEDATKGYEDGKWSLKEVVGHINDTEKVMLFRALAIARKDKQELPGMDQEAYVKAAQFNNRPLAELLEDFELTRYVIRNFFRSLPEEAYTYTGTANEYSMSVRSFLFIIPGHFKHHMQILRERY
- a CDS encoding acyl-CoA thioesterase, coding for MFEYNPDKHYPKETESRSLIRFQDCDPLRHLNNAKYFDYYFNAREDQVPKLYGVEMFDMIKKYQAAWVVYNHNISYIRPAMVGEWVRIMSRILWHDENTVVLEYYMTDDSKKELKNVLWTTLKYVGLEDGKIRPHKGAIKDFLKATSDNFDIRQHAIVERVKLLKQRLQAND